A stretch of the Notamacropus eugenii isolate mMacEug1 chromosome 2, mMacEug1.pri_v2, whole genome shotgun sequence genome encodes the following:
- the LOC140525460 gene encoding tRNA (uracil-5-)-methyltransferase homolog B-like isoform X3, with protein sequence MAHPRSILSSGVLLSKRRLLPWWAWGPQGQPQASLSSAGKGNFTQAASEPSQGERKPWEGQPGQDLGFWQERLADQLLPLWRLNYDEQLKVKFEVTKKTLEKLQSRLHKLSTVVAEAQGLGALLQPFIPSPVIDGYRNKSVFSINRGPDGHPRTVGCFLRSPGGKTIFCVPAGHLRALPTRHLQVAQCYEAFLRQTPLDPNLDIDKLGPWRRLRVRTSSLGHTMAIITFHAQGLSQEAICAQKERAKEFFMSGPGSVCNLTSLYLKERVTPSLQQSCFHRYQLLAGEPHMFEDILGLKHRISPGAFFPLNMGATEALYRVVAELGRVDQSTVILDLSFSTDSSVYRCHGPLPGSVGSPGPQPAAGRTGYGGCQVEHGLQRDHQLGVPAARCQEGRGPARKMSRGWSGAGGAGGPSRR encoded by the exons ATGGCCCACCCAAGGTCCATCCTGTCTTCAGGGGTTCTCCTTTCCAAAAGGAGACTGCTTCCCTGGTGGGCCTGGGGCCCCCAGGGTCAGCCCCAGGCGTCACTGAGCTCAGCAGGGAAGGGAAACTTCACCCAGGCAGCATCGGAGCCCAGTCAGGGGGAAAGAAAGCCCTGGGAAGGGCAGCCAGGCCAAGACCTGGGCTTTTGGCAGGAGAG GTTGGCAGATCAGCTGCTACCCCTGTGGAGACTGAACTATGATGAACAACTAAAG GTCAAGTTCGAAGTGACCAAGAAGACCTTGGAGAAGCTCCAGAGTCGTCTCCACAAACTGAGCACGGTGGTGGCGGAGGCCCAAGGGCTGGGTGCCCTCCTCCAGCCTTTCATCCCATCA CCTGTCATCGATGGTTACAGAAACAAATCTGTCTTCTCTATAAACCGGGGCCCAGATGGCCACCCAAGGACTGTGGGTTGCTTCCTGAGATCCCCCGGAG GGAAGACAATTTTCTGCGTACCTGCTGGCCATCTGAGAGCTCTTCCCACCAGGCACCTCCAGGTTGCCCAG TGCTATGAGGCGTTTCTGCGACAAACCCCCCTGGACCCTAACCTTGACATAGACAAGCTTGGGCCTTGGCGTCGCCTCAGAGTGCGGACCAGCAGCCTAGGACACACAATGGCCATCATCACTTTTCATGCCCAGGGACTAAGTCAG GAGGCCATCTGTGCTCAGAAGGAGAGAGCCAAGGAGTTCTTCATGTCAGGACCTGGGTCTGTGTGTAACCTCACCTCCCTCTACCTGAAGGAGAG GGTCACACCCAGCCTGCAGCAATCCTGCTTCCACCGCTACCAGCTGCTGGCAGGGGAGCCCCATATGTTTGAAGACATCCTTGGCTTGAAACATCGCATCTCTCCAGGGGCCTTTTTCCCTCTGAACATGGGTGCCACTGAGGCTCTCTACCGAGTTGTAGCAGAGCTGGGCAGGGTGGACCAAAGCACTGTCATCCTCGACCTTAGCTTTAGCACAG ACTCTTCTGTATACAGGTGCCATGGGCCTCTCCCTGGCTCGGTGGGCAGCCCAGGTCCTCAGCCTGCAGCTGGTCGGACAGGCTATGGAGGATGCCAAGTGGAGCATGGCCTTCAACG AGATCACCAACTGGGAGTGCCAGCGGCGAGATGTCAAGAAGGCCGTGGCCCGGCTCGGAAAATGTCAAGGGGATGGTCAGGTGCTGGTGGCGCTGGTGGACCCAGCAGGCGCTAG